A genome region from Euphorbia lathyris chromosome 4, ddEupLath1.1, whole genome shotgun sequence includes the following:
- the LOC136227081 gene encoding cytosolic sulfotransferase 17-like: MVSKNFIPQPNDILLCSFPKSGTTWLKSLSVSISTRSKFPGTDPNSSANPLLTELPHDIVPVQEFLHCLGYERDIQNPLISTHVPFDSLPKSIVNSNTKIIYLCRNPKDVLVSLWHFSCNKQAETITFEEAYEKFCNGVSTYGPYWDHLLGFWKASLEFPDRVLFLKYEDLKSDTCLYVKKMADFMGCPFSVDEEEQGIVEKIVKLCSFESLSNLEVNKSKSKNTVKHSPIKIENNLFFRKGEIGDWNNYLTVEMAEKLDQIIHERFRGSGLSV, translated from the exons ATGGTATCT AAAAACTTCATACCTCAACCCAATGATATTCTCCTCTGTAGCTTTCCAAAATCAGGCACAACTTGGCTTAAGTCCCTCTCTGTTTCCATTTCAACTAGATCTAAATTTCCTGGCACTGATCCAAATTCCTCTGCAAATCCTTTACTCACTGAGCTTCCACATGATATTGTGCCTGTTCAGGAATTCCTTCATTGCCTTGGCTATGAAAGGGACATTCAAAATCCCTTAATTTCAACTCATGTTCCTTTCGATTCCTTGCCTAAATCCATTGTCAATTCCAACACTAAAATCATCTATCTGTGTAGGAATCCCAAGGATGTTCTTGTTTCGCTATGGCATTTTTCGTGTAATAAGCAAGCAGAGACAATCACATTCGAGGAGGCGTACGAAAAGTTCTGCAATGGAGTTTCCACTTACGGACCGTATTGGGATCATCTGTTAGGATTTTGGAAAGCAAGCTTGGAATTTCCTGACAGAGTATTGTTCCTGAAATATGAAGACCTGAAGAGTGATACTTGCCTCTATGTGAAAAAGATGGCTGATTTCATGGGATGTCCTTTCTCTGTTGATGAAGAGGAACAAGGTATTGTGGAGAAGATTGTTAAGCTGTGTAGTTTTGAGAGTTTGAGCAATTTGGAAGTGAATAAGAGTAAGAGCAAAAACACTGTAAAACATAGTCctatcaaaattgaaaacaatttATTCTTTAGGAAAGGTGAAATTGGTGACTGGAACAACTATCTTACAGTTGAAATGGCAGAAAAGCTAGACcaaatcatccatgaaaggtTCAGGGGTTCTGGTTTAAGTGTCTGA